In Palaemon carinicauda isolate YSFRI2023 chromosome 14, ASM3689809v2, whole genome shotgun sequence, the following proteins share a genomic window:
- the LOC137652732 gene encoding uncharacterized protein produces the protein MEFIKTNKGGKKLVHDGYIYVIDKQKEEKIYWRCEKRGLCSGRLVSNGEGISVSQEHCHPPDLMRKEVLKVKEELKEKASESEEITSSIVNKCTQNIPWEVAGALPKKESLSRTVKRVRNSRNGDEDLTVTTRGENFLQYSCEELSIYSTSRNLQLLKEKIRWFCDGTFDCAPIGRQLYTIHAMIQENKTLPLVYCITTHKNEKTYDTIFGWLESRNLRPASVSLDFELSAINSVKKFFPNAEICGCFFHFGQCLWRKVQGLGLQAWYSKSENAMLIKKLQAIAFVPPHDVYDCFDTLVSSFDDETDNILDGFLQYFETRWLGVFQRGRRRRPKFEVKLWSCYERTLNGLPRTNNMLEGWHNAFKRRMTIIHPTEEKLLRKLRSEQASTEMVLEQVFQGKDVGRKNKKYTDVNARLKNVVEGYDSDNVLDFLQAIARNL, from the coding sequence ATGgagtttatcaaaacaaataaaggaGGTAAGAAGCTTGTGCACGATGGATACATTTACGTGATCGATaagcagaaagaagaaaaaatatattggagatgCGAGAAACGGGGACTTTGCAGTGGAAGACTTGttagcaatggtgaagggatatcagTATCTCAAGAACACTGCCATCCTCCAGATTTAATGCGAAAAGAGGTGCTCAAAGTaaaagaagagttgaaagaaaaagcTAGTGAGTCGGAAGAAATTACTTCCTCGATAGTGAACAAATGTACTCAAAATATTCCTTGGGAAGTAGCCGGAGCTTTACCGAAAAAGGAATCACTTTCACGTACTGTGAAGAGAGTACGTAATTCTCGAAACGGTGATGAAGATTTAACTGTTACAACGAGAGGGGAAAACTTTTTACAGTACAGCTGTGAAGAATTGAGTATTTATTCAACATCAAGGAATCTCCaacttcttaaagaaaaaattagatgGTTTTGTGATGGCACTTTCGATTGCGCTCCAATAGGAAGACAGCTCTACACAATTCATGCCATGATACAGGAAAACAAGACTCTTCCTCTCGTGTATTGCATAACAACccataaaaatgaaaagacttatgaCACCATATTCGGCTGGCTTGAAAGTCGTAACTTGCGACCAGCCTCAGTATCACTAGACTTCGAGCTTTCCGCTATCAATAGCGTAAAGAAATTTTTCCCTAACGCTGAAATCTGCGGATGTTTCTTCCATTTTGGACAATGCCTATGGCGAAAGGTGCAAGGACTGGGTTTGCAAGCTTGGTACTCAAAATCTGAAAATGCAATGCTTATAAAAAAACTTCAGGCAATTGCATTTGTGCCACCACATGATGTATATGATTGTTTTGACACTTTGGTATCAAGTTTTGATGACGAAACCGATAACATTTTAGATGGATTCTTGCAATACTTTGAGACTAGATGGTTAGGCGTTTTTCAGCGTGGACGAAGGAGACGCCCAAAGTTTGAAGTTAAATTATGGTCATGTTATGAGAGAACACTAAATGGTTTACCAAGAACAAACAACATGCTTGAGGGCTGGCATAATGCTTTCAAGAGGAGGATGACAATTATCCACCCAACGGAAGAAAAGCTTCTTCGAAAACTCCGTTCTGAACAAGCAAGTACTGAAATGGTACTAGAGCAAGTTTTCCAGGGAAAGGACGTTGggagaaagaacaaaaaatatacagATGTAAACGCCAGGTTGAAAAACGTTGTTGAAGGATATGACTCTGATAATGTACTGGACTTTTTGCAGGCAATAGCTCGGAATTTATAA